The Aedes albopictus strain Foshan chromosome 2, AalbF5, whole genome shotgun sequence region CGTCGGAAGAGAAACGAATTTCATCGTGAAAGTGGCCAAAAGGAAGCTTGCCTCAGGCGCCCCTGGAGGACATCCATATTATAGTAAAAAGTGTATCTTATATTTACTTCACTTTACAGAGAGAAACAGCAATAAATCCAATCGATTTCATATTTTTGCCGATTTTCATCAATGAAAACAACAAAGATGACATTACCATTCAACCACATACATAGTAACTAAAACCATGATACGATGGTCAAACTTACTATGCTGTTCACCATGCGCATAGTAAACCTAACCATTGAGTAAGGTTCAaggaatgtaatgtaatgtaaataAAAAGCGGTATGGTAAATTGAACCCTGCACATGGTAGTTTCAAGAATgaatcatggtctaccaaaatcaagtggcaaaagtgttttaatttgacCCTCGATTTGGTCAGCGTTACTATGcctgttttttcagtgtagttacTCTCGAAAAGGGTACTTTTTCACTCTTTAAATAGTACTTTGATCTCTCAGTGTGTAGActcatgccgtttttctttttgatccagttccaacctgggttggaaccaggataaaaattatggaaaattctagtttgaaagttcagcattaaacttttcaatgcgtgtttcatatattattttgcagagaatcagtctagaggtcgtttcacgtaataagagcattaacTGTAAAGTCTATAATTTCACAAGAACGCAATGAAACGCCCCTTGAAATGTAACGGCGATTCCCaaccagctcaagcaaattcccttggaattcgtcttcgaagtaaaatcacaatatttttgtgatttacttttagcgatttttcgcttAGAAGCTAGTactacattggtcgatgcggagagtaggaaaacagccaaagcatttaattcattgtgcagttttcgtgtcatcagcgatacaaaattttcaataaatgtttttgacgtgaaatatgtataattttttaatttaattgggttttcaaattatgaaaaacctttttctgagccactatgatttttttcagatttttagaactttattttggcaccttaaatcaatttcaaacagatttttagaaatcaccttttgacagctgggcaactgtttgacagctccgcccagtacaaactgcgacgaggggtgattcgacaaatcgctcccatacatacttcaaattgatttttaaataggttcccgagcaccaacattcatgaaaatttggatttcggcttagttgacatgcagattcagaattgattgatttgtctttattaaagaaactttcagcccttggctggttcgtctttgagattcagaatatcgaattatctcaacaccgttaaagaagccaagaggagcaatatcgtgacacacatgtatatgcatctacatcatacgtttacgttgagcgaaaattacttaagtaagatttataatacaactttcagaaactgttcaacatttgggtagtgttcaacaattagcgaattaccctactcatcactatcgctgtttgacgtaAATTTGAGTAACTCCATGATCCGAGACTGCGTCAAAACAACTTTGGGTTCATTGGTAGTTCCGTGCAAGAAAAAGCTCTAAATAGTGataaaaaatgcatttggtttacTCACAGTTTTAATGTAAATTTTTATAATTGAAAAATGGATGAACAAAGGCAAAGTGAAAACATTTACAGATTCAAGTGGTTTATGTCTCTTGCAAGAAAACGTTCCCGTAAACCGGAAAAAACATCAAAGCAACATCAAGCCCCAGCGAAAATGACTCACAGTAGTGGAGTATTTTTTACCCTTCGAAAACGATTTCAGAACCTGACTTCAGTGAACGTAGAAGCATATGAACCAGAGCAATTTGCCTCAGACGGTGAAAGGAAACAAATGGCAGAATTTCCGAATACTCGTTCAGAAAACGATTTTGTTCGGATTGTTTTGGAGCGCCACAGCCAGAATCCTATTAGATTTTCCTCACCCAATGTAAATCTACCTGTGATATCGCTCTGCGGAGTTCAACCAATGCCTATACAAGTACAGCCTGAGTTTAGAAATGTTTGCTGTATCGAACGAATAAATGTTTCTGATAATCTTGAAACCATGATGGATAAAGTGAGAACGGATCTCTTGAAATACGGATGGTACTGGGGAAAACTAACGCGATCGTCTGCTCAAAAACGTCTCGCTCGTCAAGATAATGGGACATTCTTAGTGAGAGATTCAGAAACCGAGAAACATAAATTTTCCATAAGCTTTCGAAGCTCTGGCATCACACTGCACTGTCGGATTGATTACAAAGATAATAGTTGGTAAGTTCGAACGAAACAAATTCAATGAAATGTATTAATAATTAATTAACGAATTGGTTAGGAGAACAGAGAGACTGGCCCAAAATGCTCTAAATTGCGGAACCTTTAAAAACTTTGCagcagtttttgaaaattggtgtgtttgtatttttttttttcattattttagaGATTTGATTATGTTTAATGATTTTCCACTTTGAGTGCATAATAACATAATTAACATGATATCGAgaaggtcattcctgtgaaaTCGCTTTGACCCAGTAAActttttggtctgtataatttgtgttatacactactagggtctgggaccatttgggcaggagcacctattttgggcacttgctgctataactcagtgtatttcaaaccgattgacttgaatttttgaacatggctggaTACTGTGTCATGTAATGTCTTAAAAATCAAGTCAATGgtttgaaaattgactgagttatagcagaaagtgcccaaaataggtgctcctgcctattCAATCGTATGAACTGCACCAAACTGCTATACACAGgggttttttcggctttcagtctgttaagcgTTTGAAACGAAAATTTCTTTCTTACGCCAGACGTTTCAATGAGCTATGCCATCTCTTTCAAGGGTTCTGTAAAGGTATTGGCTTAGTTACATGAAATACAAAAAACTACAGTCCTTCAAGAACATTTTTCGTTTTTCGTCTGGAGGTTCAATTTTTGCGTGAAAACTTGTCAACATATTATGGTTCATCAATTTCCTAAAATATCACATTCAAAAAACACGTTTTAGAAATTTGAAACTACATTAAAAACATACAAACCAGTTATACTCGAAAGTCACCGACGGTACTCTGCTCTCCCTATTTTGGAAGTTTGCCACATCGTTAACACGGACGAGACGGTAAACAAGCGAAGCGATTCCGACGGTCTTAGTaacatttatgcaggaattcgtgAGTAATAGTGACACGGCTCCATCCATCTATCCGGCACCAGCACCACTAGTTAAGGTGGTTGCTCATCATCCTCATTTAGTAGTTACCGTTGAAGGCACCATTGTGGATCGTGATTGCAACTGGAATCCGGTTGCTGTATGCTATATAACTTTCGAAGAGCTGACTACGGCAGTATAGTAGCATTGTTGTCCAGTATAAACTGGATCAATATTTTGGACATGACAGCGCTGCACAGACTTTTACCAATATCTTGCTTTACGCAATCGACAGACACGTTCCTAAAAAAGTCGTTAAAGAAGATTCCCGGACCCAATGGATAACGAACAATTTGCGTTCATTAAAAAGAATTAAAAGAGCTGCTCTCCGAAGGTACGTTAAATACCGCACTCCATCGCTTAAGATCCAGTATATCAGACTCAACTACGAATACAAGAGGTTAAGCCATTTTTGCttgggggcagcagggacggatacaaaacacacacacacacacacacacacacacacacacacacacacacacacacacacacacacacacacacacacacacacacacaggggcagcagggacgaaagtcctggggcctgacgcacccccccgcttgcgagtcagccgcgtagttgccggctaagaataggactactaatcccaattcaaggtgtcaagcgacccgtgccgaggaatgagtgatcgagggggtgaaaaagatgctcgatctttaacggagcctgtggggtacctgggcaccccccacagtaagctgtcccttaccgcgttaatgcagagctctggcgtggtggacattctttctcgtgcgactcgtgggaataaaatatgagtaacaaatcAATTCAGAAAAcaagtgtagcaggtagtagtggtgcgatcaaccccttcgcaagaagcgggttgatgaggtctccgacaaggagaagtgcggagtcaggtgctggaagctgcttacgtagctcaagcgtgggagctcctgtccactccacggcaagccagccagtGGAgttcatggacggagcgtggttgctgagggccatcagccaagaagtaggaaaaagacggcccgcattagaggttgctgagcaccagcttggcaaaatcatcgactttgcgacaactaagtcgaatataagcaaggacctgaaaacggtcttgcttagacttagagtgtctgtcgatgaggccaagcaggagcacgcggtcgcgttgctggctgctgcagcggcggaacccgcaaaagagaaggcgtcgaagtttacacaaacggaggccttctcctttgcaggtagtccgaagagagtggaagcgaatgctcgtgacaaacgtgacaagcattcgcagaagcgggcgaggcagccgtcaggtgaggagctgtctggcggcgcccgcaaggccaggcgtataataaccccgaaagccggtggtaatgccggaaagtcggaccccagccagggttcccggaaagctgggaagggtgggcctgaaaaggctggcccgtcccggaacgatgggaacaaggggttgcaggacgccaagccaaggcgtaggaaggcaggtgccaggcgcgagaaaggcgacgctatcgtcatcaagacggaacagtctaagtactcggacgtcttgaagacgatgcgaagcgacgccaagcttgagggtcttggagccgacgtgcgcagtattagacgtactcgtacgggcgagatgatcctggagctgaagcgccagaaggaacacaagggcgccacctacaagaggctggcataagaggtccttggcgaaggtgtgcaggtgagggctctgacacatgaggtgactctgaaggtcaaagacattgacgagatcaccgaagt contains the following coding sequences:
- the LOC134288105 gene encoding cytokine-inducible SH2-containing protein-like → MDEQRQSENIYRFKWFMSLARKRSRKPEKTSKQHQAPAKMTHSSGVFFTLRKRFQNLTSVNVEAYEPEQFASDGERKQMAEFPNTRSENDFVRIVLERHSQNPIRFSSPNVNLPVISLCGVQPMPIQVQPEFRNVCCIERINVSDNLETMMDKVRTDLLKYGWYWGKLTRSSAQKRLARQDNGTFLVRDSETEKHKFSISFRSSGITLHCRIDYKDNSW